A section of the Pseudomonas fluorescens genome encodes:
- a CDS encoding HPF/RaiA family ribosome-associated protein, with protein sequence MQIQVNSDNHIESSIRLEEWVRTTIESTLERYEEDLTRVEVYLRDENGDKPGPHDLSCRLEARPKGHQPISVIHKADTLEQAIDGAATKLDNALEHLFGRLQGKPRAEKRTPNNQVDDAGLEEEFLENEQAALNS encoded by the coding sequence ATGCAAATCCAAGTCAACAGCGACAACCATATTGAAAGCAGCATCCGACTGGAGGAGTGGGTACGTACTACCATTGAGAGCACGCTCGAACGTTATGAAGAAGACCTGACCCGTGTTGAGGTCTACCTGCGCGATGAAAACGGCGACAAGCCGGGGCCCCACGATTTGAGTTGCCGCCTGGAAGCGCGGCCAAAGGGTCATCAACCTATTTCTGTCATTCATAAAGCCGATACCCTGGAGCAAGCGATCGACGGGGCGGCCACCAAGCTGGATAACGCGCTGGAGCATCTGTTCGGCAGACTGCAAGGCAAGCCGCGTGCAGAGAAGCGCACGCCAAACAACCAAGTCGACGATGCCGGGCTTGAAGAGGAATTCCTGGAAAACGAACAGGCTGCGCTTAACAGCTGA
- a CDS encoding DUF3509 domain-containing protein: MDNPFQLITDTFTPQYRVNLSIQRLDGSIMLTLSDDSGVVAKRMISAEQRNDPQRLKRLVQSVQLGIAIEQGHSAMEILAVMTDGDSHKLLQRRPSNRPPITAGF, from the coding sequence ATGGACAATCCTTTTCAACTGATCACCGACACGTTCACCCCCCAATACCGGGTCAACCTGAGCATCCAGCGCCTGGACGGCAGCATCATGCTGACCCTCTCCGACGACAGCGGCGTGGTTGCCAAACGCATGATCAGCGCCGAACAACGCAACGACCCGCAACGGCTCAAACGCCTGGTGCAAAGCGTGCAATTGGGCATTGCCATTGAACAGGGGCACAGCGCCATGGAGATTTTGGCGGTGATGACCGACGGCGACAGCCACAAGCTGTTGCAGCGCCGGCCGAGCAACCGGCCGCCGATCACGGCCGGGTTCTGA
- a CDS encoding LysR substrate-binding domain-containing protein, translated as MARPLHAQTYVWLHVFACAARHLSFTRCAEELHITPGAVSQQIRQLEERLGFRLFHRRARGVELSAEGQRLAITVSEAYGSIDAELQRLDAGMISGTLRLRSIPSFLGKWLTPRLPRLQQRFPDIQLRLVAEDSSIALHEGDFDLAIDLNDGSYPGLLSTALLDEQIFPVCAPSLLRGRPPLHGPADLVHFPLLHDITAWRGSYEYAEWEFYLNAIGYHQADVRRGHTFNRNHLTIEAAIAGMGVAIARRTLLNDELERGTLIVPFGLAVPNHKRYVLLYAPGALNHPGVRAVHDWLVEEAGIFRGLHPLGEGQL; from the coding sequence ATGGCCCGCCCGCTTCATGCCCAGACCTATGTCTGGTTGCACGTATTCGCCTGCGCTGCACGGCATTTATCCTTTACCCGCTGCGCTGAAGAACTGCACATCACGCCGGGGGCGGTCAGCCAGCAGATTCGTCAATTGGAAGAGCGCTTGGGCTTTCGCCTGTTTCATCGCCGGGCGCGCGGCGTGGAGTTGAGTGCAGAGGGGCAGCGGCTGGCGATCACGGTGAGTGAGGCTTACGGCAGCATCGATGCCGAGTTGCAACGCCTGGATGCGGGGATGATCAGCGGCACCTTGCGCCTGCGCTCCATTCCGTCCTTTCTTGGCAAGTGGCTGACGCCGCGCCTGCCGCGTTTGCAGCAGCGTTTCCCGGATATCCAACTGCGCCTGGTGGCTGAAGACAGCAGCATTGCCCTGCACGAAGGTGACTTCGACCTGGCCATCGACCTCAACGACGGCAGCTATCCGGGTTTGTTATCCACAGCCCTGCTCGATGAGCAGATCTTCCCGGTGTGCGCGCCGAGCCTGTTGCGCGGACGGCCGCCGCTGCATGGCCCGGCCGACCTGGTGCATTTCCCGCTGTTGCACGACATCACCGCCTGGCGTGGGAGTTATGAATACGCTGAGTGGGAGTTTTATCTGAATGCTATCGGCTATCACCAGGCTGACGTGCGGCGCGGGCATACCTTCAACCGCAACCACCTGACCATTGAGGCGGCCATTGCCGGCATGGGCGTAGCGATTGCCCGACGTACCCTGCTCAATGATGAATTGGAACGTGGCACCCTGATCGTGCCGTTTGGCCTCGCGGTGCCAAATCACAAGCGTTATGTGCTGCTCTACGCACCAGGCGCGCTGAACCACCCCGGCGTGCGTGCGGTGCATGACTGGCTGGTGGAAGAGGCGGGGATTTTTCGCGGATTGCACCCCTTGGGAGAGGGGCAATTGTGA
- a CDS encoding MFS transporter produces MHNQIASFRAALDARPVSRYQWLILLLLALLLVTDGYDAQVLGYVVPALAQDWGLEKAAFGPVFSANLLGLTLGSLAVTPLADRFGVRRILLACVLIYASLTVLMVFANSLNTLMAARFICGIGMGGAMPSAMALMSEYSPPRMRTLMVTLAACGFSFGGAAGGFVAAGFIDSFGWQAVFLAGGVTPLLLFPFLVWLLPESLPRLLRDAPPYARLQKVTARMLPGWQAPAASEEQNRQEQDSKLTVVELFRNGYARPTLLIWSTFFVSLILLYFMISWLPSLLLESGMALNKANLVTSMFLFAGTVGAIGMAWFADRLKSKVRLLSVVLAAAAVCTILLGLNHDNPRYLVAFVFAAGFCIIGGQLTLNAFASNFYPAHVRATGTGWALGVGRFGSILGPLFGSMLLAMHVPVQQIFFFCAIPAVIAALLIIQVRTPQAKPPLKV; encoded by the coding sequence ATGCACAATCAGATTGCCAGCTTTCGCGCGGCACTCGACGCCCGTCCGGTGTCGCGCTACCAGTGGTTGATTCTCCTGTTATTGGCGTTGCTGCTGGTGACTGATGGCTACGACGCCCAGGTGCTGGGCTACGTGGTCCCGGCGCTGGCCCAGGACTGGGGGCTGGAAAAGGCCGCCTTCGGCCCGGTGTTCAGCGCCAACCTGCTGGGGCTGACCCTCGGCTCCCTGGCCGTGACGCCCCTGGCTGACCGCTTCGGTGTACGCCGCATTTTGCTCGCTTGCGTCTTGATCTACGCCAGCCTCACGGTGCTGATGGTATTTGCCAACTCCCTGAACACGCTGATGGCCGCGCGGTTTATCTGTGGCATTGGCATGGGCGGCGCGATGCCCAGCGCCATGGCCTTGATGTCGGAGTACTCGCCGCCGCGCATGCGCACCTTGATGGTGACGTTGGCGGCCTGTGGCTTTTCGTTCGGAGGGGCTGCCGGCGGCTTTGTGGCGGCAGGCTTTATCGACAGCTTCGGCTGGCAGGCGGTGTTCCTCGCCGGTGGCGTGACGCCGTTGCTGTTGTTTCCATTCCTGGTATGGCTGTTGCCTGAATCCCTGCCGCGTTTGTTGCGTGATGCACCGCCCTATGCGCGCCTGCAAAAAGTCACGGCGCGCATGCTGCCCGGTTGGCAGGCACCGGCGGCCAGCGAAGAACAGAATCGCCAGGAGCAGGACAGCAAACTGACCGTGGTGGAGTTGTTTCGCAATGGTTATGCTCGGCCGACGCTGCTGATCTGGTCGACCTTTTTTGTCAGCCTGATCCTGCTGTATTTCATGATCAGTTGGTTGCCGTCACTGCTGCTGGAAAGTGGCATGGCCTTGAATAAAGCCAACCTGGTGACGTCGATGTTTCTGTTTGCCGGCACCGTGGGCGCAATTGGCATGGCCTGGTTTGCCGACCGCCTGAAAAGCAAAGTGCGCCTGCTTTCCGTTGTGTTGGCGGCGGCGGCGGTGTGCACCATTCTGCTGGGGCTCAACCATGACAACCCGCGTTACCTGGTGGCGTTTGTGTTTGCAGCGGGCTTTTGCATCATCGGCGGCCAGTTGACCCTCAATGCCTTTGCCAGCAACTTCTACCCGGCCCATGTGCGGGCCACGGGCACGGGCTGGGCACTGGGTGTCGGGCGGTTTGGTTCGATCCTCGGGCCGCTGTTTGGCAGCATGCTGCTGGCGATGCACGTGCCGGTGCAGCAGATTTTCTTTTTTTGCGCGATCCCGGCAGTGATCGCCGCGTTGCTGATCATTCAGGTGCGCACGCCGCAAGCCAAGCCTCCCCTAAAGGTCTGA
- the fahA gene encoding fumarylacetoacetase gives MTQSTLTRSWVASANGHTDFPLQNLPLGIFSLNGSAARSGVAIGEHIFDLQAARDLFDGDARRAIDAMADGQLNAFFELGRGPRVALRERLLALLAEGSSQQARLQALGAQVLPLAADCQMHLPAKINDYTDFYVGIEHAQNVGKLFRPDNPLLPNYKYVPIGYHGRASTIRTSGTEVRRPKGQTLPAGQTEPTFGPCARLDYELELGIWIGQGNAMGDSIAIGDAAEHIAGFCLLNDWSARDIQAWEYQPLGPFLSKSFITSISPWVVTAEALEPFRKAQPARPAGDPQPLPYLLDTHDQAAGGFDIELQVLLTTAAMREQNLPAHRLTLSNTRHMYWTVAQMVAHHSVNGCQLQAGDLFGSGTLSGPEAGQFGSLLEITEGGKKPIELASGEVRKFLEDGDEIILRARCTRDGFASIGFGECRGTVVAAR, from the coding sequence ATGACTCAGTCCACTCTCACCCGTAGTTGGGTGGCCTCGGCCAACGGTCACACGGATTTCCCCCTGCAGAACCTGCCCCTGGGCATCTTCAGCCTCAATGGTTCGGCAGCGCGCAGTGGCGTGGCGATTGGCGAGCATATTTTTGATCTGCAGGCCGCCCGTGACCTGTTTGACGGTGACGCGCGCCGCGCCATCGATGCCATGGCAGACGGCCAACTGAATGCTTTCTTTGAACTGGGCCGTGGCCCGCGGGTTGCCTTGCGCGAACGCCTGCTGGCACTGCTGGCCGAGGGCAGCAGCCAGCAAGCCAGGCTGCAAGCCCTGGGTGCCCAGGTGTTGCCGCTGGCCGCAGATTGCCAGATGCACCTGCCCGCGAAAATCAACGATTACACCGACTTCTACGTCGGCATTGAGCACGCGCAGAACGTTGGCAAACTGTTCCGCCCGGACAACCCCTTGCTGCCCAACTACAAGTACGTGCCGATTGGTTATCACGGCCGTGCGTCGACGATCCGTACCTCCGGCACCGAGGTGCGCCGGCCCAAGGGCCAGACCCTGCCAGCCGGCCAGACCGAACCGACCTTCGGCCCCTGCGCCCGCCTGGACTACGAATTGGAGCTGGGTATCTGGATCGGCCAGGGCAATGCCATGGGCGACTCGATTGCCATTGGCGATGCCGCCGAGCATATCGCCGGCTTCTGCCTGCTCAACGACTGGTCGGCGCGGGATATCCAGGCCTGGGAATACCAGCCGCTAGGGCCATTCCTGTCGAAAAGCTTTATCACCAGCATCTCGCCCTGGGTGGTCACGGCCGAAGCGCTGGAACCGTTCCGCAAGGCCCAGCCTGCGCGTCCGGCCGGTGATCCACAACCGCTGCCGTATCTGTTGGACACCCACGACCAGGCGGCTGGCGGCTTTGATATCGAACTGCAAGTGCTGCTGACCACCGCCGCGATGCGCGAGCAGAACCTGCCGGCCCATCGCCTGACCCTGAGCAACACCCGGCACATGTACTGGACCGTGGCGCAAATGGTCGCGCACCACAGCGTCAACGGCTGCCAGTTGCAGGCCGGCGACCTGTTTGGTTCGGGCACCTTGTCGGGCCCTGAAGCCGGCCAGTTCGGCAGCTTGCTGGAAATCACCGAAGGTGGGAAAAAACCGATCGAACTGGCCAGCGGCGAGGTGCGCAAATTCCTTGAAGACGGCGACGAAATCATCCTGCGCGCTCGCTGCACGCGGGACGGTTTTGCTTCCATCGGCTTTGGCGAATGCCGTGGCACCGTGGTTGCGGCGCGCTGA
- a CDS encoding Leu/Phe/Val dehydrogenase codes for MFALMHSTRLESLHLSVDPVTGLKAVIAIHSSRLGPALGGCRYLAYPDDESAVADAARLAQGMSYKAALAGLPVGGGNAVIIRPAHVESRAALFEAFGRCIEQLDGRYITAIDSGTSVADMDCIAQHTRFVTSTTAAGDPSPHAAMGVFAGIRTAAMARLGSDNLEGLRVAIQGLGNVGYALAEQLHAAGAELLVSDIDPGKVQLAMEQLGAHPIANDALLSTPCDILAPCGLGAVFNRQSVAQLRCAAVAGSASAQLTHLQVADQLEARGILYAPDYVINSGGLIYVALKHGGADLATITAHLSNIGTRLTEIFGHAQAEKRSPARVADELAERLLYA; via the coding sequence ATGTTTGCTCTCATGCACAGCACCCGCCTTGAATCCCTGCACCTGAGCGTTGACCCGGTGACCGGGCTGAAGGCGGTCATTGCCATTCACAGCAGTCGCCTGGGGCCGGCGCTGGGCGGCTGTCGCTACCTGGCTTACCCCGACGACGAAAGCGCCGTGGCCGATGCTGCACGCCTGGCCCAAGGCATGAGCTACAAAGCCGCGCTGGCCGGTTTGCCGGTGGGCGGCGGCAATGCGGTGATCATCCGCCCCGCCCATGTGGAAAGCCGCGCCGCATTGTTCGAAGCCTTCGGCCGGTGTATCGAGCAACTCGATGGCCGCTACATCACCGCTATCGACAGCGGCACCTCTGTGGCCGACATGGACTGCATCGCCCAGCACACCCGCTTTGTCACCAGTACCACCGCCGCCGGCGACCCATCACCCCATGCGGCCATGGGCGTATTCGCCGGGATTCGCACCGCCGCCATGGCCCGCCTGGGCAGCGACAACCTGGAAGGTCTGCGTGTGGCGATCCAGGGCCTGGGCAATGTCGGCTACGCCCTGGCTGAACAACTGCACGCCGCTGGCGCCGAACTGCTGGTGAGCGATATCGACCCTGGCAAAGTGCAACTGGCCATGGAACAGCTGGGGGCTCACCCGATTGCCAACGACGCCTTGCTCAGCACCCCGTGCGACATTCTCGCGCCCTGCGGGCTGGGCGCTGTATTCAATCGCCAGAGCGTCGCCCAACTACGCTGCGCCGCCGTGGCCGGCTCTGCCAGTGCGCAACTGACTCACCTGCAAGTGGCCGACCAGTTGGAGGCGCGTGGCATCCTCTACGCGCCGGACTACGTGATCAACTCCGGCGGCCTGATCTACGTCGCCCTCAAGCACGGTGGCGCGGACCTGGCGACCATCACCGCGCACCTGTCCAACATCGGCACGCGCCTGACCGAAATCTTCGGCCACGCCCAAGCCGAAAAACGCTCTCCCGCCCGAGTGGCCGATGAACTGGCCGAGCGGTTGCTGTACGCCTAG
- a CDS encoding serine/threonine transporter, whose protein sequence is MTDVRTPAAGNPVVEHTVTTGWSKHDTTWMLGLYGTAIGAGTLFLPINAGVGGFWPLIVLALLAFPMTFFAHRGLTRFVLSGKSGDITDVVEEHFGVGAGKLITLLYFFAIFPILLVYSVALTNTLGSFMEHQLQMAPPPRAILSLVLILGLMAIVRCGQGVIVKAMSVLVYPFVAALLLLALSLIPNWNGAFFASASEGMPLPTFFNTLWLAIPVMVFSFNHSPIISAFAVDQKRVYGAQAERKSSGILAMAHGMMVLTVMFFCFSCVLALSPADLAAAKAQNISILSYLANHFQTPVIAYAAPLIALVAITKSFLGHYIGASEGFQGLIVKSLRGRNRTLSARWLERCTAVFMILSCWAVATFNPSILGMIETLGGPIIACLLFLMPMYAIRRVPSLRQYSGQVSNVFVVLVGLIALSAVIFSLVP, encoded by the coding sequence ATGACCGATGTACGTACACCTGCTGCCGGAAATCCTGTTGTAGAACACACCGTGACAACGGGCTGGAGCAAACACGACACCACCTGGATGCTGGGCCTCTACGGCACCGCCATCGGTGCTGGCACCCTGTTCCTGCCGATCAACGCCGGGGTCGGCGGCTTCTGGCCGCTGATCGTGCTGGCGCTGCTGGCCTTCCCCATGACCTTCTTCGCCCACCGTGGGTTGACGCGCTTTGTGCTGTCGGGCAAATCCGGCGACATCACTGACGTGGTGGAAGAACATTTCGGCGTCGGCGCCGGCAAATTGATTACCTTGCTGTACTTCTTCGCCATCTTCCCGATCCTGCTGGTGTACAGCGTCGCGCTGACCAACACCCTCGGCAGCTTTATGGAACACCAACTGCAAATGGCCCCGCCGCCACGGGCGATCCTGTCCCTGGTGCTGATCCTCGGCCTGATGGCCATTGTGCGCTGCGGCCAGGGCGTGATCGTCAAGGCCATGAGCGTGCTGGTCTATCCATTTGTCGCCGCCTTGCTGTTACTGGCGCTGAGCCTGATCCCCAACTGGAACGGCGCGTTCTTCGCCTCCGCAAGCGAAGGCATGCCCCTGCCGACCTTCTTCAATACCCTGTGGCTGGCGATTCCGGTGATGGTGTTTTCGTTTAACCATTCGCCGATCATCTCGGCCTTCGCCGTTGACCAGAAACGCGTGTACGGTGCCCAAGCCGAACGCAAGAGCAGCGGCATCCTGGCCATGGCTCACGGCATGATGGTACTGACGGTGATGTTCTTCTGCTTCAGCTGCGTCCTGGCCCTGTCACCCGCCGACCTCGCTGCCGCCAAGGCACAGAACATCTCGATCCTGTCCTACCTGGCCAACCACTTCCAGACCCCGGTCATCGCCTACGCGGCGCCGCTGATCGCGCTGGTGGCCATCACCAAGTCCTTCCTCGGCCACTACATCGGCGCCAGCGAAGGCTTCCAGGGCCTGATCGTCAAATCCCTGCGCGGGCGCAACCGCACCCTGTCGGCGCGCTGGCTGGAGCGTTGCACCGCCGTGTTCATGATCCTCAGCTGCTGGGCTGTCGCCACGTTCAACCCAAGCATCCTGGGCATGATCGAGACCCTCGGTGGGCCGATCATCGCGTGCCTGCTGTTCCTGATGCCAATGTATGCGATTCGCCGCGTGCCATCGCTGCGCCAGTATTCGGGCCAGGTGTCGAATGTGTTTGTGGTGTTGGTGGGGTTGATTGCGCTGTCTGCGGTCATTTTTTCGCTGGTGCCCTGA
- a CDS encoding phosphate-starvation-inducible protein PsiE, producing MTEMKWADKVRKSLHASADSLGNLAVEAFHYLALFGIGAITAYAAIMTFIDMLQKGGISVDDILLLFIYLELGAMVGIYFKTNHMPIRFLLYVAITALTRLLIGDVSHHNAPDLGIIYLCGGILLLAFAILVVRFASSRYPSVKDKSES from the coding sequence ATGACAGAAATGAAGTGGGCCGACAAAGTGCGCAAAAGCTTGCATGCGAGTGCAGATTCCCTGGGCAACCTGGCGGTGGAGGCGTTTCACTACCTGGCGCTTTTTGGTATCGGTGCTATCACCGCCTATGCGGCAATAATGACCTTTATCGACATGTTGCAAAAAGGCGGCATCAGCGTTGATGACATCCTGCTGCTGTTTATCTACCTGGAGCTGGGCGCCATGGTGGGGATCTATTTCAAGACCAACCACATGCCCATCCGCTTCCTGCTCTACGTGGCGATCACGGCATTGACCCGCCTGCTGATTGGCGACGTATCCCACCACAACGCCCCGGACCTGGGGATCATCTACCTGTGTGGCGGGATTCTGTTGTTGGCATTCGCCATCCTGGTGGTGCGTTTTGCCTCGTCGCGCTACCCATCGGTCAAGGACAAGTCCGAGTCCTGA
- a CDS encoding SirB1 family protein, which yields MNPRQAFFDCLHRSPPALFEAALWIAAEHDPAVAPRAILADVAVLQQQVSLRMPLLPADELGQPLLRMMNELGFAQDDFTPLRPAAALLDKVLQRQRGQPLALGLIALELARRLEIPMVGVNFPGHFLLRVNGADHLLDPCGGRRLYPNDCRELLQRQYGPTLKLQAEHLRSAEPRLILQRLSRNLRQLHLANDNHLAALIDAERVLELGDANAADYLARASLYKHLDCPNAERFDLEHALLLSEDPVQRLRLTERLGHLPPGAVVH from the coding sequence ATGAATCCCCGCCAAGCCTTTTTCGACTGCCTGCACCGTTCGCCACCGGCGCTGTTTGAAGCGGCGTTATGGATCGCTGCCGAGCACGACCCTGCGGTGGCCCCACGGGCGATCCTGGCTGACGTTGCTGTGCTGCAACAGCAGGTCAGCCTCCGCATGCCTTTGCTACCCGCCGATGAGCTGGGCCAGCCATTGCTGCGGATGATGAATGAGCTGGGGTTCGCCCAGGACGACTTCACCCCGCTGCGCCCTGCCGCCGCACTGCTGGACAAGGTCTTGCAACGCCAGCGCGGGCAGCCCCTGGCCCTGGGCCTGATTGCCCTGGAGTTGGCACGACGCCTGGAGATCCCCATGGTCGGGGTGAACTTTCCGGGGCACTTTCTGCTACGGGTAAATGGCGCCGACCATTTGCTCGACCCTTGTGGCGGGCGGCGACTGTACCCCAACGACTGCCGCGAATTGCTGCAACGCCAGTACGGCCCCACTCTCAAGCTGCAAGCCGAACACCTGCGTAGCGCTGAGCCGCGGCTGATCCTGCAACGGCTGTCGCGCAACCTGCGGCAACTGCACCTGGCCAATGACAATCACCTGGCGGCGCTGATCGACGCCGAACGAGTGCTGGAGCTGGGCGACGCCAATGCCGCCGACTATCTGGCGCGGGCCAGCCTGTATAAGCACCTGGATTGCCCGAATGCCGAGCGTTTTGATCTGGAGCATGCGCTGCTGCTCAGCGAGGACCCGGTGCAGCGGCTGAGACTGACTGAACGCCTGGGCCACCTGCCACCTGGCGCGGTGGTGCACTAG
- a CDS encoding YebG family protein — protein MAVEVVYRSSRDLERLFMDKAEADRHDKMLELAELLAEVLQKAVPSLSEQQVEEAGIYMAKNRDVFAKAFKSQPDALSELLNPAAE, from the coding sequence ATGGCCGTCGAAGTGGTATACCGCAGCAGCCGAGATCTGGAGCGTTTGTTCATGGATAAAGCCGAAGCTGACCGTCATGACAAGATGCTTGAACTCGCTGAGTTGCTCGCAGAAGTGTTGCAAAAAGCCGTGCCGTCCCTGAGCGAGCAGCAGGTGGAGGAAGCCGGGATCTACATGGCGAAGAATCGCGATGTGTTTGCCAAGGCGTTCAAGAGCCAACCGGATGCGTTGTCCGAGTTGCTGAACCCGGCGGCGGAATAA
- the maiA gene encoding maleylacetoacetate isomerase, with protein MELYTYYRSTASYRVRIALALKGLDFTALPVNLLVPKGGANRQPEYLAINPQGRVPALRTDEGQLLIQSSAIIEYLDERYPQVPMLAKDLATRAHERAVASIISCDIHPLHNSSTQNLLRQWGHDEAQLLEWIGHWISQGLGAVEQLIGEQGYCFGDQPGLADAFLIPQLYAAERFKVALDGYPRILRVAALAAEHPAFIQAHPANQPDTP; from the coding sequence ATGGAACTCTATACCTACTATCGCTCCACCGCGTCTTACCGGGTGCGTATCGCCCTGGCACTCAAGGGCCTGGACTTCACCGCGCTGCCGGTCAACCTGCTGGTGCCCAAGGGGGGCGCCAACCGCCAGCCCGAGTACCTGGCGATCAACCCCCAGGGCCGGGTACCGGCCTTGCGCACCGATGAGGGCCAATTGTTGATTCAGTCGTCGGCGATCATCGAGTACCTGGACGAACGTTATCCACAGGTGCCGATGCTCGCCAAGGATCTGGCAACCCGCGCCCACGAGCGGGCGGTGGCTTCGATCATTAGCTGTGACATTCATCCGCTGCACAACTCCAGCACCCAGAATCTGTTGCGCCAGTGGGGGCATGACGAGGCGCAATTGCTGGAGTGGATCGGGCACTGGATCAGCCAGGGCCTGGGCGCCGTGGAGCAATTGATCGGCGAGCAGGGTTACTGCTTTGGCGACCAGCCAGGGCTGGCGGATGCGTTTCTGATTCCACAGTTGTACGCGGCAGAGCGCTTCAAGGTGGCGCTGGATGGCTACCCACGAATCCTGCGGGTCGCCGCGCTGGCAGCAGAACACCCCGCATTCATCCAGGCCCACCCCGCAAACCAACCCGACACCCCCTGA
- a CDS encoding L-serine ammonia-lyase, with amino-acid sequence MAISVFDLFKVGIGPSSSHTVGPMRAAATFAQSLTDQQLLEQTRRVEVRLYGSLSATGVGHATDRACVMGLMGQWPDRVDPTSIGPRIQQLHESGRLLLGGTQEIAFNWQHDLLLLEESLPYHPNAMSLHAYGENGLLSEQTYYSVGGGFIIEAAEAESGIAPTSDVELPYDFSSAVELLALCNKHGLRVSELMMANERAWRSDEEIRSGLLHIWSVMRECVEQGLRDEGILPGGLDVPRRAAKLHRSLLEIGKPNVITSTLSAMEWVNLFALAVNEENAAGGRMVTAPTNGAAGIIPAVLHYYMKFNADACDDDVVNFFLAAAAVGILCKKNASISGAEVGCQGEVGSACAMAAAGLADILGATPEQLENAAEIGLEHNLGLTCDPVGGLVQVPCIERNAIAAVKAINATQMALRGDGKHFISLDRVIRTMRDTGADMHDKYKETSRGGLAVSWVEC; translated from the coding sequence ATGGCTATCAGCGTTTTTGATCTATTCAAGGTGGGCATCGGCCCGTCCAGCTCCCATACCGTAGGCCCCATGCGGGCGGCGGCAACCTTCGCCCAGTCCCTCACCGACCAACAATTGCTGGAGCAAACCCGGCGCGTGGAAGTGCGCCTGTACGGTTCCCTCTCCGCCACCGGCGTAGGCCATGCCACCGACCGTGCCTGCGTGATGGGGTTGATGGGCCAATGGCCAGATCGGGTTGACCCGACCTCGATCGGGCCGCGTATCCAGCAGTTGCATGAGTCCGGCCGGTTGTTGCTTGGCGGCACCCAAGAAATTGCCTTCAACTGGCAGCACGATCTCCTGCTGCTGGAGGAAAGCCTGCCCTACCACCCCAATGCCATGTCCCTGCATGCCTACGGGGAAAACGGCCTGTTGAGCGAGCAGACCTACTACTCGGTAGGCGGCGGTTTCATTATCGAGGCAGCGGAAGCCGAATCGGGTATTGCTCCCACCAGCGACGTAGAACTGCCCTACGACTTTTCCAGCGCCGTCGAACTGCTGGCCCTGTGCAACAAGCATGGCCTGCGGGTTAGCGAACTGATGATGGCCAACGAACGCGCCTGGCGTAGCGACGAAGAAATCCGTAGCGGCCTGCTGCACATCTGGTCGGTCATGCGCGAGTGCGTCGAACAAGGCCTACGCGATGAAGGCATCTTGCCCGGTGGCCTGGATGTGCCACGCCGCGCGGCAAAACTGCACCGCAGCCTGCTGGAAATCGGCAAACCGAATGTGATCACCTCGACCCTCTCGGCCATGGAGTGGGTCAACCTGTTTGCCCTCGCCGTCAACGAAGAAAACGCCGCCGGTGGGCGCATGGTCACTGCGCCGACCAATGGCGCGGCCGGGATCATCCCGGCAGTGCTGCACTACTACATGAAATTCAACGCCGACGCGTGCGATGACGACGTGGTGAATTTCTTCCTGGCCGCCGCCGCCGTCGGCATCCTGTGCAAGAAAAACGCCTCGATCTCCGGCGCCGAAGTCGGCTGCCAGGGCGAAGTCGGTTCAGCCTGCGCCATGGCCGCCGCTGGCCTGGCCGATATTCTCGGCGCCACCCCGGAGCAACTGGAAAACGCCGCCGAAATCGGCCTGGAGCACAACCTTGGCCTGACCTGCGACCCGGTGGGCGGCCTGGTTCAGGTGCCCTGTATCGAGCGCAACGCCATCGCCGCCGTCAAAGCCATCAACGCCACACAAATGGCCCTGCGCGGCGACGGCAAGCACTTCATCTCCCTCGACCGGGTGATCCGCACCATGCGCGATACCGGCGCCGATATGCATGACAAATACAAAGAAACTTCACGGGGCGGCCTGGCGGTCAGTTGGGTGGAGTGCTGA